The Chryseobacterium geocarposphaerae genome window below encodes:
- a CDS encoding AMP-binding protein has product MDADTLFQRSIEDKENFWKEQAQKIDWFEFPTQILSKDETHYTQWFSDGKLNMCYLCIDKHIEDGFGEQTAIVYDSPVTNQKKTYTFNQAKEEISKLSGGLVSLGLQKGDTAVIYMPMIPQTLFAMLACARIGVIHNVVFGGFAPHELVVRIDDCKPKALITATAGVEIAKRIPYLPLVEKAIELAQDKVENIIVYNRKLAENQHEMFEGLIDYEELVQKSEPADCVSIESTHPLYLLYTSGTTGKPKGITRDTGGYATALKFSMQYIYGVEPGETYWAASDFGWAVGHSFSVYGPLINRNTTIIFEGKPIMTPDAGTFWRIISEYKVSVMFTAPTAIRAIKKEDPNGELVKKYDLSHFKKQFLAGERCDVATLDWFAEHIGVPAIDHWWQTESGWPMLGLMTFDKNYKIKRASAGKPIPGYDIKIFDENGYELDAHHEGYLVIKLPLPPGALLGIWNDKDRFQKSYLSQYNGYYFSGDGAIKDEDGYIFITGRVDDVINVAGHRLSTSEMEEIVSSHPDVAECAVVGIDDELKGQIPFASIVLKNGSQISEEEVEKNIVKTVREKIGAVACLKNVMTVKRLPKTRSGKILRKLIRTLLDGKEFQIPSTIDDEKIIEEIQEKITEYKAKIRN; this is encoded by the coding sequence ATGGATGCAGATACGCTATTTCAAAGAAGCATAGAAGATAAAGAGAATTTCTGGAAAGAACAGGCTCAGAAAATCGACTGGTTTGAATTTCCTACGCAGATTCTTTCTAAAGATGAAACACATTACACTCAGTGGTTTTCAGACGGAAAGCTGAATATGTGTTATTTGTGTATTGACAAGCATATTGAAGACGGTTTCGGCGAACAAACCGCCATTGTTTATGATTCTCCTGTCACCAATCAGAAGAAAACATATACTTTCAATCAGGCAAAAGAAGAAATTTCAAAACTGTCGGGAGGTTTGGTTTCTTTAGGCTTACAAAAAGGCGATACAGCTGTTATTTACATGCCGATGATTCCGCAGACTTTATTTGCGATGTTGGCCTGTGCAAGAATCGGGGTGATTCACAATGTCGTTTTTGGAGGTTTTGCACCGCATGAATTGGTCGTGAGAATTGATGATTGTAAACCAAAAGCCCTTATTACTGCAACCGCGGGAGTTGAAATCGCAAAGAGAATTCCTTATTTGCCGTTGGTAGAAAAAGCAATAGAACTGGCTCAGGATAAAGTTGAAAACATTATCGTTTACAATAGAAAATTAGCAGAAAATCAACATGAAATGTTTGAAGGGCTGATTGATTATGAAGAACTTGTTCAAAAATCAGAACCTGCAGATTGTGTTTCAATAGAATCCACCCACCCACTTTATTTACTGTATACCTCTGGAACAACAGGAAAACCAAAAGGAATCACACGAGATACAGGTGGTTATGCAACGGCTTTAAAATTTTCCATGCAATATATTTACGGCGTTGAACCGGGAGAAACCTATTGGGCAGCTTCCGATTTTGGCTGGGCGGTTGGGCACAGTTTTTCGGTTTACGGTCCGTTGATTAACAGAAATACCACGATAATTTTTGAAGGAAAACCTATTATGACACCAGATGCGGGAACTTTTTGGAGAATTATTTCGGAATATAAAGTTTCGGTGATGTTTACGGCTCCTACAGCAATTCGTGCTATAAAAAAAGAAGATCCGAATGGTGAACTGGTAAAAAAATACGATTTAAGTCATTTCAAAAAGCAGTTTCTGGCAGGTGAAAGATGCGATGTTGCCACGTTAGACTGGTTTGCAGAACATATCGGAGTTCCTGCGATTGACCATTGGTGGCAGACGGAATCCGGCTGGCCGATGTTGGGCTTAATGACTTTTGACAAAAATTATAAAATCAAAAGAGCTTCCGCAGGAAAACCAATTCCGGGATATGATATTAAAATTTTTGACGAAAACGGTTACGAACTTGATGCGCATCATGAAGGTTATTTGGTCATCAAACTTCCGCTTCCTCCAGGAGCTTTACTGGGAATCTGGAATGATAAAGACCGTTTTCAAAAAAGTTATTTATCACAGTACAACGGTTATTATTTTTCAGGAGATGGTGCCATAAAAGATGAAGACGGATATATTTTCATCACAGGAAGGGTTGATGATGTTATTAATGTTGCCGGACATCGGCTTTCCACTTCGGAAATGGAGGAAATTGTTTCGTCGCATCCTGATGTTGCAGAATGTGCCGTTGTCGGAATTGATGATGAACTGAAAGGACAAATCCCTTTTGCTTCGATTGTTTTAAAAAATGGCTCGCAAATCTCCGAAGAAGAGGTAGAAAAAAACATTGTAAAAACAGTTCGTGAAAAAATAGGAGCAGTTGCCTGTCTTAAAAATGTGATGACCGTAAAACGTTTACCGAAAACACGATCCGGAAAAATTTTAAGAAAATTAATACGAACCCTATTAGATGGAAAAGAATTCCAGATTCCATCAACGATTGATGACGAAAAAATCATTGAAGAAATTCAGGAAAAAATCACAGAATATAAGGCTAAAATAAGAAATTAA
- a CDS encoding IS1/IS1595 family N-terminal zinc-binding domain-containing protein, with translation MENQCPKCNGTKVVKSGIVNEKQRFLCKDCNYYFTVKKLGKQIDDYYVTKALQLYLEGLSFREIERIIGVSHVTISSWIKKYNITRPPHSEFHPVYKILKQNELIDYMSKEENIKNSGLIITQFADKYMLIKWERFKK, from the coding sequence ATGGAAAATCAATGTCCTAAATGTAACGGTACTAAGGTTGTAAAAAGCGGAATCGTGAATGAGAAGCAACGCTTCCTTTGTAAAGATTGCAATTACTATTTTACCGTAAAAAAATTAGGAAAACAAATTGATGATTACTATGTAACAAAAGCTTTACAACTCTATCTTGAAGGGTTAAGTTTTCGTGAAATCGAAAGAATTATCGGCGTTTCACACGTAACAATCAGCTCATGGATCAAGAAGTATAATATTACAAGACCTCCTCATTCAGAATTTCATCCGGTGTATAAAATTCTAAAGCAAAATGAACTGATTGACTATATGAGCAAAGAAGAAAACATTAAAAATTCAGGCTTAATTATTACTCAGTTTGCTGATAAATACATGTTGATCAAATGGGAACGGTTTAAAAAATAG
- a CDS encoding response regulator transcription factor has translation MKKIIIADDEHKILMSLEYSFKKNGYDVFIARDGTEVLEFLKTMVPDVILLDIMMPNLDGYSTLELIKQDKKLKDTKVIFLSAKNNPKDIERGLEMGADAYVTKPYSIKKLIQQIEEMFE, from the coding sequence ATGAAAAAGATAATTATTGCAGATGATGAACACAAAATATTAATGTCATTGGAATACAGTTTCAAGAAAAACGGTTATGATGTTTTCATCGCAAGAGACGGAACCGAAGTACTGGAATTTTTAAAAACGATGGTCCCTGATGTAATTCTACTGGATATAATGATGCCCAACCTTGATGGGTACAGTACATTGGAGCTCATCAAACAAGACAAAAAATTAAAAGATACAAAAGTCATTTTCCTGAGTGCAAAAAACAATCCGAAAGATATTGAGAGAGGACTGGAAATGGGAGCCGATGCGTATGTCACAAAACCTTATTCAATCAAAAAACTGATACAGCAGATTGAAGAAATGTTTGAGTAG
- a CDS encoding MFS transporter: MSEHHHDAYENMTDKQKNRTIWSVITASSLGTLIEWYDFYIFGSLAVVLATKFFPADNPTAAFLSTLATFAAGFVVRPFGALFFGRLGDLIGRKYTFLVTLLIMGFSTFLIGCIPSYETIGFLAPVLVLILRLLQGLALGGEYGGAATYVAEYAQPHRRGYWTSWIQTTATAGLFISLIVILVTKTTLSAEEFDGWGWRVPFWISILMVGVSYIIRRNMKESPLFAKAKSEGKTSKNPLKESFGHKLNFKFVLLALFGAAMGQGVIWYTGQFYAMSFLQKVMNVESAQVDSLMATALFLGTPFFVFFGWLSDKIGRKAVMMTGMLIAIMAYRPIYDSMFKSVNLESKTIAANGITEKRTAKIHDKIATDSLVSFHKETLYTDGTLIKKDSVVHWSPSGPVIKDGKAEEPKVSQSIKLADNTKWYLVFLVFIQVIFVTMVYGPIAAFLVEMFPVRIRYTSMSLPYHIGNGVFGGLLPAVATYLVTTGKEAGHATWYLEGLWYPIGVAGVCLLIGLFYLKNKNNNIHD; the protein is encoded by the coding sequence ATGAGCGAACATCATCACGACGCCTATGAAAATATGACCGACAAGCAGAAAAACCGCACCATCTGGAGCGTGATCACTGCCTCATCACTCGGCACATTGATAGAATGGTATGACTTCTACATTTTCGGGAGTCTGGCCGTAGTTTTAGCAACGAAATTTTTCCCGGCGGATAATCCAACCGCGGCATTTTTATCTACGCTTGCGACTTTCGCAGCAGGATTTGTGGTAAGACCTTTCGGAGCCTTGTTCTTCGGAAGATTAGGAGATCTTATCGGAAGAAAATATACCTTTTTGGTAACTTTATTAATTATGGGATTCTCAACATTCCTGATCGGATGTATTCCGAGCTATGAAACCATCGGATTTTTAGCACCGGTTTTGGTTTTAATCTTAAGATTATTGCAAGGTTTAGCTCTCGGAGGTGAATATGGCGGTGCAGCGACTTACGTTGCAGAATACGCACAACCGCACCGAAGAGGATACTGGACTTCCTGGATTCAAACCACAGCAACAGCCGGGCTTTTCATTTCATTAATTGTTATTTTAGTAACAAAAACCACTCTTTCTGCAGAAGAATTTGATGGTTGGGGATGGCGAGTTCCTTTCTGGATTTCCATTTTAATGGTTGGAGTTTCCTATATTATCAGAAGAAACATGAAAGAATCTCCGCTTTTTGCCAAGGCTAAAAGTGAAGGTAAAACTTCAAAAAACCCTTTAAAAGAAAGTTTCGGACATAAATTAAACTTCAAATTTGTCTTACTGGCATTATTCGGAGCCGCGATGGGACAAGGGGTAATCTGGTACACCGGGCAATTCTACGCCATGAGTTTCCTTCAAAAGGTAATGAATGTAGAATCTGCACAAGTTGATTCATTAATGGCAACCGCTTTATTTTTAGGAACGCCTTTTTTTGTTTTCTTCGGATGGCTTTCGGATAAAATTGGTCGAAAAGCGGTAATGATGACAGGAATGCTAATCGCTATTATGGCCTACAGACCAATCTATGATTCCATGTTTAAAAGTGTAAATCTTGAAAGTAAAACCATCGCAGCCAACGGAATTACAGAAAAAAGAACAGCAAAAATCCATGATAAAATTGCAACAGACAGCTTAGTCAGTTTTCATAAAGAAACGCTCTATACAGACGGAACTTTAATTAAAAAGGACAGCGTTGTACACTGGTCACCGAGTGGACCTGTCATTAAAGACGGAAAGGCAGAAGAACCAAAAGTTTCCCAAAGCATCAAATTAGCCGATAATACAAAATGGTATCTGGTATTTTTAGTATTCATTCAGGTGATTTTTGTAACGATGGTTTATGGTCCTATTGCGGCATTCCTAGTTGAAATGTTCCCAGTAAGAATCCGCTATACATCAATGTCTCTGCCGTATCATATTGGAAACGGAGTGTTTGGAGGGTTGCTTCCGGCAGTTGCAACTTACTTAGTCACGACAGGAAAAGAAGCAGGACATGCAACATGGTATCTGGAAGGACTTTGGTATCCTATCGGAGTTGCCGGAGTTTGTTTATTAATCGGATTATTTTATCTTAAAAATAAGAACAATAATATTCACGATTAG
- a CDS encoding RelA/SpoT family protein — translation MSYDLEQENKEILARYKDLISNTYRTLDEENNKLIRKAFDIALDAHKEQRRKTGEPYIYHPIAVAKIVATEIGLGATSIACALLHDVIEDSDYTYEDLKKIFGEKIANIVNGLTKISIMNHQNISVQSENYRKLLLTLSEDFRVILIKIADRLHNMRTLESMAPDKQKKIASETVYIYAPMAHRLGLYNIKSELEDLSLKYNNPDIYNEIAEKLELAKESREKYIEEFKKEVSEKLHEEGLNFKIKGRAKAISSIYRKMLKQGVSFEEVFDNYAIRIIYKSDAKNEKFLAWKIYSIVTDVYHSNPSRMRDWITQPRSTGYESLHLTVLGPDKKWIEVQIRSERMDEIAEKGVAAHYKYKEGYKQSSEDRNFENWVTEIREVLEQQQNLSTSELLDNIKLNLYSKEVFVFTPKGEIKILPTNATALDFAFAVHSDLGMKCLGAKINGKLVPISYILQNGDQVDILSSQNQKPKSDWLEFVVTSKAKSKIKSYLNSQKNQLVEEGKEILQRKLRHAKINFNDEEINKLQKFFNLKSSQELFLKFQNNELDASSLRKYIESKNVFNNLLSRFRKSPSKNVHYEEPKEQNLDMIVFGKDEEKLNYSYAKCCTVIPGDKIFGFITISDGIKVHSDNCPNAINLRAQYDYRVIPAKWVNAESFKNRIKIEIEGLDRMGMINDITAVISGAMGMDMKSMSIESNDGVFNGTINLEVKNRSQLEETFKKLKAINGVSRIRRI, via the coding sequence ATGAGTTACGACTTAGAGCAAGAAAATAAAGAGATCCTTGCAAGATATAAAGATTTAATTTCCAATACATATAGAACATTGGATGAGGAAAACAACAAACTCATCCGAAAAGCATTTGATATTGCATTAGATGCCCACAAAGAGCAAAGAAGGAAAACCGGAGAGCCTTATATTTACCATCCTATTGCTGTTGCTAAAATTGTGGCTACAGAAATTGGTTTGGGAGCCACTTCTATTGCCTGTGCTCTTTTACACGACGTTATTGAAGACTCTGATTATACCTATGAAGATCTGAAGAAAATTTTTGGTGAAAAAATAGCCAATATCGTAAATGGACTCACCAAGATTTCCATCATGAATCATCAGAATATTTCGGTGCAGTCTGAGAATTACAGAAAATTACTCTTAACGCTTTCCGAAGACTTCAGGGTTATTCTCATTAAAATTGCAGATCGTCTTCACAATATGCGTACGCTGGAAAGTATGGCTCCGGATAAGCAGAAAAAGATTGCTTCCGAAACGGTTTATATTTATGCTCCTATGGCTCACCGTTTAGGACTGTATAACATCAAATCTGAGCTTGAAGATCTTTCTTTAAAATACAACAATCCTGATATTTACAATGAGATTGCGGAAAAATTGGAATTAGCCAAAGAAAGCCGTGAAAAGTATATTGAAGAGTTTAAAAAAGAAGTTTCTGAAAAACTGCATGAAGAAGGACTCAATTTCAAAATTAAAGGCCGTGCAAAAGCAATTTCTTCTATTTACAGAAAAATGCTGAAACAAGGCGTTTCGTTTGAAGAGGTTTTCGACAATTATGCGATTAGGATTATCTACAAATCGGATGCGAAGAATGAAAAATTTCTTGCCTGGAAAATATATTCTATCGTAACGGATGTTTATCACAGTAATCCTTCAAGAATGCGCGACTGGATTACGCAACCGCGTTCGACAGGGTATGAAAGCTTACATTTAACAGTTCTTGGCCCTGATAAAAAATGGATTGAAGTTCAGATCCGCTCCGAAAGAATGGACGAAATTGCCGAAAAAGGAGTTGCAGCCCATTATAAATACAAAGAGGGCTACAAACAAAGCTCTGAAGACCGTAACTTTGAAAATTGGGTAACAGAGATCCGGGAAGTATTGGAACAACAACAAAATCTTTCTACATCTGAACTACTGGACAACATAAAGCTTAATCTATACTCAAAAGAGGTTTTTGTATTTACGCCTAAAGGTGAGATTAAAATTTTACCAACCAATGCTACCGCGCTCGATTTTGCTTTTGCAGTGCACTCGGATTTAGGAATGAAATGCTTAGGTGCCAAAATAAACGGAAAGCTGGTTCCTATCTCTTATATTCTCCAAAACGGGGATCAGGTGGATATTCTTTCTTCACAAAATCAAAAGCCTAAATCTGACTGGCTTGAATTTGTAGTGACTTCCAAAGCAAAGTCGAAGATTAAAAGCTATTTGAACTCTCAAAAAAATCAGCTGGTAGAAGAAGGAAAAGAAATTCTTCAAAGAAAGCTTCGCCATGCTAAAATCAATTTCAATGATGAGGAAATTAATAAGCTCCAAAAATTCTTCAATCTTAAGAGCTCCCAGGAACTATTTCTTAAATTCCAGAATAATGAACTGGATGCAAGCAGCCTGAGAAAATATATTGAAAGTAAAAACGTTTTCAACAACTTACTTTCCAGGTTCAGAAAATCGCCTTCAAAAAATGTTCATTATGAAGAGCCTAAAGAGCAGAATCTGGATATGATCGTCTTTGGAAAAGATGAAGAAAAACTGAACTATAGTTATGCAAAATGCTGTACGGTAATTCCCGGAGACAAAATTTTTGGATTTATTACTATTTCTGACGGTATTAAAGTACACAGCGATAACTGTCCCAATGCTATCAATCTTCGGGCTCAGTACGATTACCGTGTAATTCCTGCCAAATGGGTGAATGCGGAAAGCTTTAAAAACAGAATAAAAATTGAAATTGAAGGCTTGGACAGAATGGGAATGATTAATGATATAACTGCTGTCATAAGCGGAGCAATGGGAATGGATATGAAAAGTATGTCTATTGAATCCAATGACGGAGTTTTCAACGGTACCATTAATCTTGAAGTGAAGAACAGAAGCCAGCTGGAAGAAACCTTTAAAAAACTTAAAGCAATCAATGGTGTTTCAAGGATAAGAAGAATATAA
- a CDS encoding ATP-binding protein, with protein MSSFALFTVVLFYLALLFLVAYLAEKKKSKLWINNPYIYALSLAVYCTAWTYYGSIGVAATSGLNYLPIYIGPIIIIPAWIYINTRIVRISRVNKISSLADFISLRYGNSRSFSAIITIVCLLAIVPYIGLQIKAISETFHLVTETPMSSDILTDNATFVVVLIALFSSYYGTRYVDASEKRLGIISAIALESFLKLFFIIILGLFVIYFVFDGFSDIYQKASQFEDFKAKNTFNGVEDAMNWMVLCMISGTAICILPRQFHTAIVENRQEKHIKTAIWFFPLYLLIFTVFIFPIAWGGRLIFDGQKVNPEFYSILIPQHFNNTLITVLVFLGGLSSCISMIIISAITLSIMLSNNLIIPYGLLGKLKSENEVQNTKLITNIRKFSIFALIIMAFAFYKYFILKTSLDSVGLISFVVIAQLAPAFFGAIFWRRGSYKGAVIGLLAGLAICYFGLIIPQYYFSYNQEFKGALRDMYDAFDFFKISFLSRIPQIFFWSILVNTGLFAILSVSSKGNYRERNFAELYVDIDKYIQNHENAFIWRGTAYVSDIKSILERFLGKNKTEQALRIFNLKYNIDSQAETADSRFIKFSENLLAGRIGTASAKILIEGVTKEDKISLKEVLNILEESKENITLNKKLTEQSEELQKLSDDLRRANESLIIKDHQKDDFLDSVAHELRTPITAIRSAGEILADDDDIPLEIKKEFLNNIITESDRLSEIINDILYLDKLQHGEIVLNIQKNNIIESYKKALNPLLHLIQQKNIHLSEVNLLNNFLFEYDEARMIQLFQNILGNALKFTDEQGTIQTKLSEKNNQLIVKIFNTGKHIPEEDLEMIFDKFYQSKNQNILKPTGSGLGLAISKKIVQAQGGTIKAENSGLGVTFTISLPEKIKNKNEVEHS; from the coding sequence ATGAGTAGTTTCGCGTTATTTACGGTGGTTTTGTTTTACCTGGCCCTTTTGTTCTTAGTCGCTTATTTGGCGGAGAAGAAGAAGAGTAAGCTCTGGATCAACAATCCTTACATTTACGCGCTTTCTCTGGCCGTGTACTGCACAGCCTGGACGTATTATGGAAGTATTGGTGTTGCTGCAACCAGCGGACTCAATTACCTTCCTATTTACATCGGGCCTATCATTATTATTCCGGCATGGATTTACATTAATACCAGAATTGTACGAATTTCAAGAGTGAATAAAATCAGCAGTTTAGCAGACTTTATTTCATTAAGATATGGGAACAGCAGAAGTTTCAGTGCCATCATTACCATTGTTTGTCTTCTGGCCATTGTTCCTTATATTGGCTTGCAGATCAAAGCCATTTCAGAAACTTTTCATTTGGTAACAGAAACACCGATGTCTAGTGATATTTTAACCGATAACGCTACTTTTGTTGTTGTTTTAATCGCTTTATTTTCTTCCTATTATGGGACAAGATATGTTGATGCTTCCGAAAAACGCTTAGGAATCATTTCTGCGATTGCCTTAGAAAGCTTTCTAAAACTGTTCTTCATTATTATTTTAGGATTATTCGTTATTTATTTTGTATTTGACGGATTTTCAGACATCTATCAGAAAGCAAGCCAGTTCGAAGATTTTAAAGCAAAAAACACTTTCAACGGAGTTGAAGATGCGATGAACTGGATGGTATTATGTATGATTTCAGGAACCGCAATCTGTATTCTTCCGAGACAGTTCCACACCGCAATTGTTGAGAACCGACAGGAAAAACACATCAAAACAGCAATCTGGTTTTTCCCGCTTTATTTATTGATTTTTACTGTTTTTATCTTCCCGATTGCTTGGGGCGGAAGATTAATTTTTGACGGGCAAAAAGTAAACCCGGAATTCTACTCTATTTTAATACCTCAACATTTTAATAATACCCTAATTACTGTTTTGGTTTTCCTTGGAGGATTAAGCTCCTGCATCTCGATGATTATTATTTCGGCCATTACTTTATCCATCATGCTTTCCAACAATTTAATTATTCCTTACGGATTATTAGGAAAGCTTAAATCCGAAAATGAAGTTCAGAATACCAAACTCATTACCAACATCAGGAAATTCAGCATTTTCGCACTGATTATCATGGCCTTTGCTTTTTATAAATATTTTATTTTAAAAACTTCGCTGGATTCGGTTGGATTGATTTCATTTGTTGTGATTGCACAACTGGCTCCTGCATTTTTCGGTGCTATCTTCTGGCGAAGAGGAAGCTATAAAGGTGCAGTGATTGGGTTATTAGCAGGCTTGGCCATTTGCTATTTCGGATTGATCATTCCACAATATTATTTCTCTTATAACCAGGAGTTCAAAGGAGCTTTAAGAGATATGTATGATGCTTTTGATTTCTTTAAAATTTCTTTTTTAAGCAGGATTCCGCAGATTTTCTTTTGGTCAATTTTGGTCAATACCGGTTTATTTGCCATTCTTTCTGTGAGCAGTAAAGGTAACTATCGTGAGCGGAATTTTGCTGAATTGTATGTTGATATTGACAAATATATCCAAAACCATGAAAACGCATTCATTTGGCGAGGAACGGCTTATGTCTCGGACATTAAAAGCATTCTGGAAAGATTTTTAGGTAAAAACAAAACCGAACAGGCATTAAGAATCTTTAATTTAAAGTACAATATCGATTCTCAGGCAGAAACTGCCGATTCAAGGTTTATTAAATTTTCGGAAAACCTTTTAGCAGGACGGATCGGAACGGCTTCTGCGAAAATTTTGATTGAAGGCGTAACGAAAGAAGATAAAATATCTTTAAAGGAAGTCCTTAATATTTTAGAGGAATCCAAAGAAAATATTACCCTCAATAAAAAGCTTACAGAACAGTCCGAAGAACTTCAAAAACTGTCCGACGATTTAAGAAGAGCCAATGAAAGTTTAATCATCAAAGATCACCAGAAAGACGATTTTCTCGATTCTGTTGCCCATGAATTAAGAACACCAATCACTGCAATTCGTTCAGCGGGAGAAATTTTGGCTGATGATGACGATATTCCTTTAGAAATCAAAAAAGAGTTTTTGAATAACATCATCACAGAATCGGACAGGCTGAGCGAAATCATTAACGACATCCTGTATCTGGATAAACTCCAACATGGTGAAATTGTTTTAAATATTCAAAAAAATAACATTATTGAAAGCTATAAAAAAGCTTTAAACCCGCTTCTTCACTTAATTCAGCAGAAAAACATCCATTTAAGCGAAGTAAATCTTCTCAACAATTTTTTGTTTGAATACGACGAAGCCAGAATGATTCAATTATTTCAGAATATTTTAGGAAATGCCCTAAAATTCACCGATGAACAAGGGACTATACAAACCAAACTGTCTGAAAAGAACAACCAATTAATCGTTAAGATTTTCAATACCGGAAAACATATTCCGGAAGAAGATCTGGAAATGATTTTCGATAAATTTTACCAGTCGAAAAATCAGAATATTTTAAAACCGACAGGAAGTGGACTCGGGCTAGCCATTTCTAAAAAAATAGTTCAGGCTCAAGGCGGAACGATAAAAGCAGAAAACAGCGGACTGGGCGTAACTTTTACGATTTCTCTTCCCGAAAAAATAAAGAATAAAAATGAAGTTGAACATAGTTAA
- a CDS encoding porin has product MKKLLTFIGLSLISNSLYSQGSPDYGNGLKVNLNQQGDKYVRFILWDQFWLRNTQMNPGSMVGGEPTDNSWSLGNRRLRALAYAQISKRYMILAHFGINNQTFINGGGSGTSGTGSYGNGKKPQMFFHDAWNEYAVILPGEAGKFSLSLGAGLHYYMGLSRMTMASTLNFLTVDSPIFTWPLIDNSDQFARQLGMFAKGKYGKLEYRFSLNKPFATDLTPTNVTDPSKAVAVDNNGNPNFSKAGYVEYQFLDEESNLLPFKVGSYLGTKKVFNVGAGFYHQKDGTRTSVNSNIEKHDITLVAVDAFTDIPLGNAKNKMAVSAYAGYYNYQFGPNYIRNLGIMNIASADPNFIGDKAIAGPGNLQPTIGTGNIIYAQAGLLLPSQAEKPKIRIQPFAAYTHKNFEAFDKSSSQFDVGANWFIDGHHAKITTQYSTRPMYTSPTESPKSKGEFIVQFQIYL; this is encoded by the coding sequence ATGAAGAAATTACTCACTTTTATTGGATTGTCTTTAATCAGCAATTCTTTATATTCTCAAGGTTCGCCTGATTATGGAAATGGACTGAAAGTTAACTTAAACCAACAAGGCGATAAGTATGTCAGATTTATTTTGTGGGACCAATTTTGGTTAAGAAACACCCAAATGAACCCCGGAAGTATGGTTGGCGGAGAACCTACCGATAATTCCTGGAGCCTGGGAAACAGACGATTACGTGCTTTAGCATATGCCCAAATTTCCAAAAGATATATGATTTTAGCACATTTTGGAATTAATAATCAGACATTTATCAACGGAGGTGGTTCGGGAACTTCAGGAACGGGAAGCTATGGAAACGGAAAAAAGCCACAGATGTTTTTTCATGATGCCTGGAACGAATATGCAGTTATTTTACCGGGTGAAGCGGGCAAATTCAGTTTATCCTTAGGAGCAGGATTGCATTATTACATGGGACTTTCCCGAATGACTATGGCTTCAACATTGAATTTCCTGACAGTTGACTCCCCTATTTTCACATGGCCTTTAATCGATAACTCCGATCAGTTCGCCAGACAACTGGGAATGTTCGCAAAAGGAAAATATGGAAAATTAGAATATCGCTTTAGTTTAAATAAGCCTTTCGCAACAGATTTAACACCAACAAATGTTACAGATCCTTCAAAAGCAGTAGCGGTTGATAACAATGGAAATCCGAATTTCTCAAAAGCCGGATATGTTGAATATCAGTTTCTGGATGAAGAATCCAATCTACTCCCTTTCAAAGTAGGTTCTTATTTGGGAACAAAAAAGGTTTTCAATGTAGGTGCAGGTTTCTATCATCAAAAAGACGGAACACGAACTTCCGTGAATTCAAACATTGAAAAACATGACATTACCCTTGTGGCAGTTGATGCTTTTACAGATATTCCTTTAGGAAATGCGAAAAATAAAATGGCGGTTTCAGCATATGCAGGGTATTATAACTATCAATTTGGCCCGAATTATATCAGAAATTTAGGAATCATGAATATTGCTTCTGCAGATCCAAATTTTATTGGCGATAAAGCAATTGCAGGACCGGGAAATCTACAACCTACGATCGGAACAGGTAATATTATCTATGCACAGGCAGGTTTACTTTTGCCAAGTCAGGCCGAAAAACCGAAAATCAGAATACAGCCTTTTGCGGCGTATACACACAAAAATTTTGAAGCTTTTGATAAGTCTTCTTCACAATTTGATGTCGGAGCCAACTGGTTTATAGATGGTCATCATGCAAAAATTACTACACAATATTCGACAAGGCCAATGTATACAAGCCCGACGGAAAGCCCGAAGTCTAAAGGAGAATTTATTGTGCAATTCCAGATTTACCTATAA
- a CDS encoding DUF6814 family protein, translated as MNGLKKILGILWIAIALVVGYFGITVLGIPKITSGKQEDLVFGIIILFVLMPIISGGMAIFGYYSLTGEYSDDKV; from the coding sequence ATGAACGGACTCAAAAAAATATTAGGCATACTTTGGATAGCCATCGCTTTGGTAGTGGGATATTTCGGAATTACAGTGTTGGGAATTCCAAAAATCACCTCGGGGAAACAGGAAGATCTGGTTTTCGGAATCATCATTCTATTCGTTTTGATGCCGATAATTTCAGGCGGAATGGCGATTTTCGGCTATTACTCTTTAACCGGAGAATATTCTGACGACAAAGTTTAA